A genome region from Panicum virgatum strain AP13 chromosome 4K, P.virgatum_v5, whole genome shotgun sequence includes the following:
- the LOC120705012 gene encoding uncharacterized protein LOC120705012, with amino-acid sequence MVSLTSLSDPNVIRGVLVHRMDFSRQEWREAGDIGGRAFLLAPWYFGASRPAAECGLEADCVYVAYAGTRRLLVFNVKDGTTTMQDLDGAPVSKLALWMLPTNP; translated from the coding sequence ATGGTCTCCCTGACGTCGCTCAGCGACCCCAATGTGATCCGCGGGGTCCTCGTGCACCGGATGGACTTCTCGCGGCAGGAGTGGCGCGAGGCCGGGGACATCGGCGGCAGGGCGTTCCTGCTGGCGCCGTGGTACTTCGGCGCctcgcgcccggcggcggagtGCGGGCTGGAGGCGGACTGCGTCTACGTGGCGTACGCGGGGACGAGGCGCCTGCTGGTGTTCAACGTCAAGGACGGGACGACGACGATGCAGGACCTGGATGGAGCTCCGGTGTCCAAGCTAGCGTTGTGGATGCTGCCTACCAATCCATAG